The following proteins are co-located in the Siansivirga zeaxanthinifaciens CC-SAMT-1 genome:
- the murG gene encoding undecaprenyldiphospho-muramoylpentapeptide beta-N-acetylglucosaminyltransferase produces the protein MKNNKTYKIILSGGGTGGHIYPAIAIANELKSRFPDAEFLFVGANDRMEMEKVPQAGYAIKGLWIAGLQRKLTAKNLMFPFKLLSSLWTARNIVKSFNPDVVIGTGGYASGPLLYAAALGKVPSLIQEQNSYPGITNKLLSKKVQKICVAYDGLERFFPKDKIIKTGNPVRKGLLEVDNKTVEAKNFFNLKHGKYTLLVLGGSLGARRVNELIEKELDFLDTQNVQVIWQCGKLYYQQYKIYNNTNNVQVHEFLNNMDLAYAAADIVISRAGASSVSELCIVGKPVIFIPSPNVAEDHQTKNAMAVVDKNAALIINENELDVDFENVFSKLIASPDKQKELGANIKKLALVNATNDIVDEVEKLLKSN, from the coding sequence ATGAAAAACAATAAAACATATAAAATAATACTTTCTGGCGGTGGCACTGGCGGACATATTTATCCGGCAATTGCCATAGCGAACGAGTTGAAATCGCGTTTTCCAGATGCCGAATTTTTATTTGTTGGAGCTAACGATAGAATGGAAATGGAAAAAGTGCCACAAGCAGGATATGCCATTAAAGGCCTTTGGATCGCTGGTTTACAACGTAAGTTAACAGCTAAAAACCTTATGTTTCCTTTTAAGTTATTAAGCAGTTTGTGGACTGCTAGAAACATTGTAAAATCCTTTAACCCAGATGTTGTTATTGGTACCGGTGGTTATGCAAGTGGCCCGTTGTTGTATGCCGCAGCTTTAGGTAAGGTGCCTAGTTTAATCCAGGAACAAAATTCGTATCCAGGAATTACTAACAAATTATTATCGAAAAAGGTTCAGAAAATTTGTGTGGCTTACGATGGTTTAGAGCGCTTTTTTCCGAAAGATAAAATAATAAAAACAGGAAATCCAGTTAGAAAAGGTTTGCTTGAAGTGGATAATAAAACGGTGGAGGCTAAAAACTTTTTCAATTTAAAACATGGAAAATATACCCTTCTCGTTTTAGGTGGTAGCTTGGGTGCACGTCGGGTAAATGAGCTTATAGAAAAGGAATTAGACTTTTTAGATACTCAAAATGTTCAGGTTATTTGGCAGTGTGGTAAGTTGTATTATCAACAATATAAAATTTATAATAACACCAATAACGTACAGGTTCATGAGTTTTTAAATAATATGGACTTAGCTTATGCGGCTGCCGATATTGTTATATCGCGCGCCGGAGCCAGTTCGGTTTCAGAATTATGTATTGTTGGAAAGCCCGTGATTTTTATACCATCGCCAAATGTAGCCGAGGATCATCAAACCAAAAATGCCATGGCAGTTGTAGATAAAAATGCAGCTTTAATTATTAATGAAAATGAATTAGATGTCGATTTTGAAAATGTGTTTTCAAAATTAATAGCATCACCCGATAAACAAAAAGAATTAGGTGCTAATATTAAAAAATTGGCACTGGTAAATGCAACAAATGAT
- a CDS encoding FtsW/RodA/SpoVE family cell cycle protein yields the protein MQTLYNNIKGDRLIWAIVALMAILSFLPVYSAASNLAYKGDNGNTFGFFIKHFVHLFLGFAIMYGVHKIPYRYFKGLSLIMIPVTLVLLAITMLQGTTIDGANASRWIQIPIVGMSFQTSTLASVVLMVYVARYMSKVEDKVITFKSSILPLWMPVFLVLILILPANLSTSAIMFLMVIMLVFLGGYPIRYLAVIIGSGVLAFAMFVLIAKAFPDAMPNRVDTWMSRIENFSNPEVTEADYQIEKAKIAIASGGLGGLGPGKSIQKNFLPQSSSDFIFAIIIEEYGLIGGVIIMGMYMWLLFRIVLVSQKADTLFGKLLALGVGLPIIFQALINMAVAVELFPVTGQTLPLISSGGTSIWMTCLAIGIILSVSAKREEIKEQEDIELAEENPLEILSETI from the coding sequence ATGCAAACACTGTATAATAACATAAAGGGCGATAGGTTAATTTGGGCAATAGTTGCGCTTATGGCTATTCTTTCGTTTTTACCTGTTTACAGTGCAGCAAGTAATTTGGCATATAAAGGCGATAACGGAAATACGTTTGGATTTTTTATAAAACATTTTGTGCACCTTTTTCTTGGATTTGCTATTATGTATGGAGTTCATAAAATTCCTTACAGATATTTTAAAGGGTTGTCGTTAATAATGATTCCTGTAACCTTGGTCTTGTTGGCAATTACCATGTTACAGGGTACTACCATTGATGGTGCGAATGCTAGTAGATGGATTCAGATACCAATTGTGGGTATGTCTTTTCAAACATCAACCTTAGCATCGGTTGTTTTAATGGTGTATGTCGCACGTTATATGTCTAAAGTAGAAGATAAAGTTATCACTTTTAAAAGTTCGATTTTACCACTTTGGATGCCCGTATTTTTAGTGCTCATATTAATATTACCGGCGAATTTATCCACATCGGCCATTATGTTTTTAATGGTTATTATGCTGGTGTTTTTAGGAGGCTATCCTATTCGTTACTTGGCTGTAATTATAGGTTCTGGGGTTTTAGCATTTGCTATGTTTGTGTTGATAGCTAAAGCATTTCCAGACGCTATGCCTAACCGAGTTGATACTTGGATGAGTAGAATTGAGAATTTTTCAAATCCCGAAGTTACTGAAGCCGATTATCAAATAGAAAAAGCAAAAATAGCTATTGCTTCTGGTGGTTTGGGAGGTTTAGGTCCTGGAAAAAGTATTCAAAAGAATTTTTTACCACAGTCGTCATCCGATTTCATTTTTGCCATCATCATTGAGGAATACGGTTTAATTGGTGGTGTTATAATTATGGGAATGTACATGTGGCTGCTGTTTAGAATTGTATTGGTTTCTCAAAAAGCAGATACGCTCTTTGGTAAGCTATTGGCTCTGGGTGTAGGGCTGCCAATTATATTTCAGGCATTAATAAATATGGCCGTAGCAGTAGAATTATTTCCGGTAACAGGGCAAACACTGCCGCTTATAAGTAGTGGTGGAACTTCCATTTGGATGACCTGTTTAGCGATTGGAATTATTTTAAGCGTGAGTGCTAAACGAGAAGAAATTAAAGAACAAGAAGACATAGAATTAGCTGAGGAGAATCCGTTAGAAATTCTGTCTGAAACCATATAG
- the murD gene encoding UDP-N-acetylmuramoyl-L-alanine--D-glutamate ligase → MTKQRLVILGGGESGVGTALLGKEVGFQVFVSDKGKIKDKYKEVLIHNKIEWEDETHTEAKILNADIIMKSPGIPDKAPLVKQIRTMGIPVVSEIEFASQFTEATIVGITGSNGKTTTATLTHHILKQALHVGLSGNIGDSFAKQILEHDYENYVLEISSFQLDDIYDFKPHIAVILNISPDHLDRYDYKFENYIASKFRIAENQTKDDYLIYDADDEVLVSWLKSHPVKSTLLPFSLNKKVENGAYLENENIIITIDNNKIIMPTNDLALEGKHNVKNAMAASTVAHLLKIRKQTIRESLENFQAVEHRLEHVLKINKVQYINDSKATNVNATYYALESMGAPTVWIVGGVDKGNNYEELFPFANEKVKAIICLGVDNEKLLNAFGGMVDIIVETQFMSEAVKIAYKIAEAGDNVLLSPACASFDLFENYEDRGRQFKEAVRNL, encoded by the coding sequence ATGACAAAGCAGCGATTAGTCATATTAGGAGGTGGAGAAAGTGGTGTTGGTACAGCGCTTTTAGGAAAGGAAGTAGGGTTTCAGGTTTTTGTTTCCGATAAGGGAAAAATTAAAGATAAATATAAAGAAGTTCTTATACATAATAAGATTGAATGGGAAGATGAAACGCATACTGAGGCTAAAATCTTAAATGCAGATATCATCATGAAAAGTCCAGGCATTCCAGATAAGGCGCCTTTGGTAAAACAAATTCGTACTATGGGAATTCCTGTGGTTTCAGAAATTGAATTTGCTTCTCAGTTTACAGAAGCTACCATTGTGGGAATTACAGGAAGCAATGGTAAAACAACCACAGCAACATTAACGCATCATATTTTAAAACAAGCGTTACATGTGGGCTTGTCTGGGAATATTGGCGACAGTTTCGCGAAGCAAATTTTAGAACATGATTACGAAAATTATGTTTTAGAAATTAGCAGTTTTCAGTTAGATGATATTTATGATTTTAAACCGCATATCGCAGTGATTTTAAATATATCGCCCGATCATTTAGATCGATACGATTACAAATTTGAAAACTATATCGCTTCGAAATTTAGAATTGCCGAAAATCAAACAAAGGACGATTATTTAATATATGATGCCGATGATGAAGTTTTGGTAAGCTGGTTAAAATCACACCCCGTGAAATCAACATTATTGCCGTTTTCATTAAATAAAAAAGTTGAAAATGGTGCGTATTTAGAAAATGAAAATATAATAATAACAATAGATAACAATAAAATAATTATGCCAACAAACGATCTCGCATTAGAAGGAAAACACAATGTTAAAAATGCTATGGCAGCTTCTACTGTGGCGCATTTACTTAAAATTAGAAAACAAACAATTAGAGAAAGTCTTGAGAATTTTCAAGCGGTAGAACATCGTTTAGAGCATGTGCTTAAAATTAATAAAGTGCAGTATATAAACGACTCGAAAGCTACAAATGTAAATGCTACTTATTATGCGTTAGAAAGTATGGGCGCTCCAACGGTTTGGATTGTTGGTGGTGTCGATAAAGGCAATAATTACGAAGAGTTATTCCCGTTTGCAAACGAAAAAGTAAAAGCCATTATTTGTTTAGGTGTCGATAACGAAAAGCTTTTAAATGCTTTTGGTGGTATGGTTGATATTATTGTTGAAACACAATTTATGAGCGAAGCAGTAAAAATTGCTTATAAAATAGCCGAAGCTGGCGATAATGTTTTGTTGTCTCCTGCTTGCGCAAGTTTTGATTTGTTTGAGAACTACGAAGATCGCGGACGTCAATTTAAAGAAGCAGTAAGAAACCTTTAA
- the mraY gene encoding phospho-N-acetylmuramoyl-pentapeptide-transferase — protein MLYYLFEYLEKQFQFPGASLFGFLTFRAALAMILSLLISTIYGKRIIRFLQKQQVGETIRDLGLAGQSEKAGTPTMGGIIIILATLIPVFLLAKLDNVYIILLVITTIWMGIIGFIDDYIKKFKKDKEGLKGRFKVLGQVGLGIIVGATLYFNQNVTIKEKLPIEVQQELLAENANVSPTKMFKEEAKSTKTTIPFVKGNEFDYADLITWINPDFQKYAWIVFIIVSIFIITAVSNGANLTDGIDGLAAGTSAIIVLTLGIFAWISGNIVFSEYLNIMYIPRVEEITIYIAAFVGALVGFLWYNTYPAQVFMGDTGSLTIGGIIAVIAIAVRKEWLIPVLCGIFLAENLSVVLQVSWFKYTKKKYGEGRRIFKMSPLHHHYQKSGYHESKIVTRFWIIGILLAIVSIVTLKIR, from the coding sequence ATGCTGTATTACCTATTTGAATATTTAGAAAAACAATTCCAATTTCCTGGAGCTTCTCTTTTTGGGTTTTTAACCTTTAGAGCTGCACTGGCCATGATTTTGTCGTTGTTAATTTCTACTATTTACGGAAAACGAATTATTCGTTTTTTACAAAAACAACAAGTAGGTGAAACTATTCGAGATTTAGGTCTTGCAGGACAGAGTGAAAAAGCAGGTACTCCAACTATGGGTGGAATTATTATCATTCTGGCAACCTTAATTCCTGTGTTTTTACTAGCTAAATTAGATAATGTCTATATCATTCTTCTTGTAATAACAACCATTTGGATGGGGATTATTGGCTTTATAGATGATTATATAAAAAAATTCAAAAAAGATAAAGAGGGATTAAAAGGACGTTTTAAAGTACTCGGGCAAGTAGGTTTGGGAATTATCGTTGGAGCAACCCTGTATTTTAATCAAAATGTAACTATCAAAGAAAAGTTACCTATTGAGGTGCAGCAGGAATTACTTGCCGAAAATGCCAATGTGTCTCCAACCAAAATGTTTAAAGAAGAAGCGAAATCAACAAAAACAACCATTCCGTTTGTTAAAGGAAACGAATTTGATTATGCCGATTTAATTACATGGATTAATCCTGACTTTCAAAAATATGCTTGGATAGTATTTATTATAGTAAGCATATTCATAATTACCGCAGTTTCTAATGGTGCTAATTTAACCGATGGTATCGATGGTTTGGCGGCAGGAACATCAGCCATTATCGTTTTAACCTTAGGGATTTTTGCCTGGATTTCTGGTAATATCGTGTTTTCAGAATACTTAAATATCATGTATATACCCAGAGTCGAGGAGATAACCATATATATCGCTGCTTTTGTTGGGGCGTTGGTTGGATTTCTTTGGTACAATACCTATCCGGCACAAGTATTTATGGGCGATACAGGAAGTTTAACTATTGGTGGAATAATAGCTGTAATCGCTATTGCAGTAAGGAAAGAATGGTTAATTCCAGTGTTGTGTGGCATCTTTTTAGCCGAAAATTTATCGGTAGTATTACAAGTAAGTTGGTTTAAATATACCAAGAAAAAATACGGTGAAGGGCGACGCATTTTTAAGATGTCACCATTGCATCATCATTATCAAAAATCGGGATATCACGAAAGTAAAATAGTGACACGCTTCTGGATTATAGGCATCTTGTTAGCGATAGTTTCTATAGTAACCTTGAAAATCCGATAG
- a CDS encoding UDP-N-acetylmuramoyl-L-alanyl-D-glutamate--2,6-diaminopimelate ligase has product MSLLKDILYKVAIVEVTGNTNVEISAIDFDSRNVANGHAFVAIKGTLSDGHSYIDVAIKQGAVAVICEKLPEVLHDGITYVVVDNSNKALAYMASNFYENPSENLKLVGVTGTNGKTTVTSLLYQLFKKAGFKVGLLSTVKIMVDDKEYKATHTTPDSLTINRYLNEMNHAGVEFCFMEVSSHGIHQHRTTGLKFEGGVFTNLSHDHLDYHKTFAEYRDVKKSFFDNLSDKAFALVNADDKNGLVMLQNSKAKKLTYALKTYADYNAQILENQFGGLLLKINEAEVWTRLIGNFNAYNVLAIYATAELLGLEKEEVLRLISDLESVSGRFQYLISNKKITAIVDYAHTPDALKNVLETINSIRTKNESLITVVGCGGDRDKTKRPKMGHIASALSTKVIFTSDNPRSEEPEVILSEVEKGVEPQNFKKTLTIVDRAQAIKTACQMSQPNDIILIAGKGHETYQEIRGKRFDFDDFKIVSDYLKQLEK; this is encoded by the coding sequence ATGAGTTTATTAAAAGACATATTGTACAAGGTGGCTATTGTCGAGGTTACGGGAAATACGAATGTAGAAATCTCTGCGATCGATTTCGACTCTCGAAACGTAGCTAATGGTCATGCTTTTGTAGCTATTAAAGGCACGTTGTCTGATGGGCATTCGTATATTGATGTGGCTATTAAACAAGGCGCTGTTGCTGTTATATGTGAAAAATTACCTGAAGTTTTACACGATGGTATTACCTATGTTGTGGTAGATAATTCTAATAAAGCTTTAGCTTACATGGCTTCTAATTTTTATGAAAATCCTTCTGAAAATTTAAAGTTAGTAGGTGTTACAGGAACCAATGGTAAAACAACTGTTACTAGTTTGTTGTATCAATTATTTAAAAAAGCTGGATTTAAAGTAGGGTTGTTATCTACTGTAAAAATCATGGTTGATGATAAAGAGTATAAAGCGACTCATACCACACCAGATTCCTTAACCATCAACCGCTATTTAAATGAAATGAATCATGCGGGTGTTGAGTTCTGTTTTATGGAGGTGAGTTCGCATGGCATTCATCAGCACAGAACCACAGGTTTAAAGTTTGAAGGCGGCGTGTTTACAAATTTATCGCATGACCACTTAGATTACCACAAAACCTTTGCCGAATATCGAGATGTTAAAAAGTCGTTTTTCGATAATTTATCTGATAAGGCTTTTGCACTTGTAAATGCCGATGATAAAAATGGTTTGGTTATGCTTCAGAATTCTAAAGCTAAAAAACTAACCTACGCATTAAAAACCTATGCCGATTATAATGCGCAAATTCTTGAAAATCAATTTGGCGGTTTGTTGTTGAAGATTAATGAAGCTGAAGTTTGGACCAGATTAATTGGCAATTTCAATGCTTATAATGTTTTAGCCATTTATGCTACAGCAGAATTATTAGGCTTAGAAAAAGAAGAGGTTTTACGATTAATTAGCGATTTAGAAAGTGTAAGCGGGCGTTTTCAGTATTTAATCTCTAACAAGAAAATCACTGCTATTGTTGATTATGCACATACACCTGATGCACTTAAAAATGTGTTAGAAACCATAAATAGTATTCGCACCAAAAACGAATCCTTAATTACAGTAGTAGGCTGTGGTGGCGACCGCGATAAAACAAAACGCCCTAAAATGGGTCACATAGCTTCTGCTTTAAGCACCAAAGTAATTTTTACAAGTGATAATCCACGAAGTGAAGAACCCGAGGTTATTTTAAGTGAAGTTGAAAAAGGTGTAGAGCCTCAAAATTTCAAAAAAACATTAACTATTGTCGATAGAGCCCAAGCTATTAAAACAGCCTGTCAGATGTCGCAACCAAACGATATTATTTTAATTGCTGGTAAGGGGCATGAAACCTATCAGGAAATTAGAGGAAAACGCTTTGATTTTGATGATTTTAAAATTGTAAGTGATTATTTAAAACAATTAGAAAAGTAA
- a CDS encoding penicillin-binding protein produces the protein MFIFGLAVVFKLFSIQFLQGEKYKAMASERVVKNVVIPANRGNVYSVHGNLLATSVPKYDIRIDAFAPSTKNFEKYLIPLCDSLAKFKNGSSSYYQKELRKARANKNRYYLLARNIGYSQYIRFRNFPLLELGAYKGGLIVEQTTKREHPMGGIAQRSIGYERIDEKGNVTRAGIDGAFGIKYLRGTDGQRKKQLIGKGQWKPLSDANEIEPKDGYDVYTTIDVNIQDIAHHALLEQLEKYKADHGCVVVMETKTGEIRAISNLGRNSDGYYYERLNYAVGESHESGSTFKLMALTAGLEDKVIDTTDIVDTENGVVKFYGKSVRDSHHGGYGKITLAKAFEVSSNTGIVKAIDKAYGKNPSKFIDRLYDFNLHKDLGLPIIGEPKPIIPDPRIKNGRWSGIALQWMAYGYGVSFTPLQTLTFYNAIANDGQMVRPRFLKEVKEFDAVIEPFEKEVIDERICSKETVVKVKQLLKNVVEQKFGTGHRLYSENFSMAGKTGTCQKDYSNKEKLNYISSFAGYFPAENPKYSCIVVIHEPDKSVGYYGADVSGPVFKKIAQKIFTDTPIVDEVESLEVKQASVQKEFEGFYKAAQTYKTIMPNVVGLPAMDALALLENMQVKIKVKLEGNGVVKKQSIEQNIKLQNNQVIVLTAS, from the coding sequence ATGTTCATCTTCGGTCTTGCTGTAGTTTTCAAGTTGTTTAGTATTCAGTTTTTGCAAGGCGAAAAATATAAAGCCATGGCTAGCGAGCGCGTTGTTAAAAACGTAGTTATTCCTGCTAATCGTGGTAATGTGTATTCTGTACATGGTAATTTGTTAGCTACTTCTGTTCCTAAGTACGATATTAGAATTGATGCTTTTGCGCCTTCAACAAAAAACTTCGAAAAATATTTAATTCCGCTTTGCGATTCGCTTGCTAAATTTAAAAATGGGTCTTCAAGCTATTATCAAAAAGAATTAAGAAAGGCCAGAGCAAATAAAAACAGATATTATTTGCTCGCTAGAAATATTGGCTATTCGCAATATATCCGTTTTAGAAATTTCCCTTTACTAGAATTAGGAGCCTATAAAGGTGGTTTAATTGTAGAACAGACAACCAAACGAGAGCATCCTATGGGAGGCATTGCACAGCGTTCTATTGGTTATGAGCGTATCGACGAAAAAGGAAATGTAACCAGAGCGGGTATTGATGGTGCTTTTGGAATTAAATATTTACGGGGAACCGATGGGCAACGTAAAAAACAACTTATTGGTAAAGGGCAATGGAAACCTTTAAGTGATGCCAATGAAATTGAACCTAAAGATGGTTACGATGTATATACAACCATAGATGTTAATATTCAAGATATTGCACATCACGCACTTCTGGAGCAGTTAGAAAAGTATAAAGCCGATCATGGTTGTGTGGTGGTGATGGAAACCAAAACGGGTGAAATTCGTGCCATTTCTAATTTAGGAAGAAATAGTGACGGTTACTATTACGAACGTTTAAATTATGCTGTAGGCGAATCTCACGAATCGGGATCTACTTTTAAATTAATGGCGCTTACAGCTGGTCTTGAAGACAAGGTAATCGATACAACTGATATTGTAGATACCGAAAATGGGGTTGTTAAATTCTACGGAAAATCGGTTAGAGATTCACATCATGGTGGCTATGGTAAAATAACTTTAGCCAAAGCTTTTGAGGTGTCATCAAATACCGGAATTGTAAAAGCTATCGATAAAGCTTATGGTAAAAACCCAAGTAAATTTATCGACAGACTTTACGATTTTAATCTGCATAAAGATTTAGGCTTGCCAATTATAGGCGAACCCAAACCAATTATTCCAGATCCAAGAATTAAAAATGGACGTTGGAGTGGCATTGCTTTGCAATGGATGGCCTATGGCTATGGTGTGTCTTTTACACCCTTACAAACATTAACTTTTTACAATGCTATTGCTAACGACGGACAAATGGTAAGACCTCGTTTTTTAAAGGAGGTTAAAGAGTTTGATGCCGTTATTGAGCCTTTCGAAAAAGAGGTTATAGACGAGCGCATTTGTTCTAAAGAAACGGTTGTAAAAGTTAAGCAACTACTTAAAAATGTTGTAGAACAGAAATTTGGAACAGGGCATCGTTTGTATTCAGAAAATTTTTCAATGGCTGGAAAAACAGGAACCTGCCAGAAAGATTATAGCAACAAAGAAAAATTAAATTATATATCGTCGTTTGCTGGCTATTTTCCGGCCGAAAACCCTAAGTATTCCTGTATTGTGGTAATTCATGAGCCAGATAAAAGTGTAGGTTATTACGGTGCAGATGTATCTGGTCCTGTGTTTAAAAAAATTGCTCAAAAAATATTTACAGACACCCCAATAGTTGATGAAGTTGAAAGCTTAGAGGTAAAACAAGCATCTGTTCAAAAAGAATTTGAAGGCTTTTACAAAGCAGCGCAAACCTATAAAACCATTATGCCTAATGTAGTGGGCTTACCAGCAATGGATGCTCTGGCTTTACTAGAGAATATGCAGGTTAAAATTAAAGTAAAATTAGAAGGAAACGGGGTTGTAAAAAAGCAATCCATCGAACAAAATATAAAATTGCAAAATAACCAAGTAATTGTTTTAACAGCTTCATGA
- a CDS encoding FtsL-like putative cell division protein: MKKGIYKILRGAFLVSDDSFKNWRFIIFISVLALIMIASSHSADKKVYQIARLKNEVSEMRSAFIDGRSRLMKLKMESGVVKIMEEKGIAPSAIPPKKIKVKSQN, from the coding sequence ATGAAAAAAGGAATCTATAAAATATTAAGAGGGGCTTTTTTGGTAAGCGACGATTCGTTTAAGAATTGGAGGTTTATCATTTTTATTTCGGTTTTGGCGCTAATTATGATTGCAAGTTCGCACAGCGCCGATAAAAAAGTATATCAAATTGCTCGATTAAAAAATGAAGTAAGTGAAATGCGTTCGGCTTTTATAGATGGTCGCTCCAGATTGATGAAACTGAAAATGGAATCGGGTGTTGTAAAAATTATGGAAGAAAAAGGCATTGCGCCTTCTGCAATTCCACCAAAAAAGATAAAAGTTAAATCTCAAAATTGA
- the rsmH gene encoding 16S rRNA (cytosine(1402)-N(4))-methyltransferase RsmH: MEYHNPVLLKETVDGLNINPDGVYVDVTFGGGGHSREVLKRLGDKGKLFSFDQDLDALENALDDSRFTLINENFRYIKRFLRFHGVKQVDGILADFGVSSHQFDVAERGFSTRFEADLDMRMNQNNTLSAYQVVNEYSEEQIKDVLLQYGELRAAPAMARLIVESRTAAPIVTSEQLKAVLKKFLPPRHENKVLAQIYQAIRIEVNQEIEALKELLLQSQEVLKPGGRLSMISYHSLEDRLVKRFIRNGLFEGEPVRDMYGNFEVPFKKVGGLIVPSKEEINSNSRARSAKLRIAEKL; this comes from the coding sequence ATGGAATATCATAATCCGGTATTATTAAAAGAAACGGTAGATGGGTTAAATATTAACCCAGATGGTGTTTATGTGGATGTAACTTTTGGTGGTGGTGGTCATAGTAGAGAGGTTTTAAAACGACTTGGTGATAAAGGTAAATTGTTTTCATTCGATCAAGATTTAGATGCTTTAGAGAATGCTTTAGATGATTCTAGATTTACGCTAATTAATGAAAATTTCAGGTATATAAAACGCTTTTTGAGATTTCATGGTGTTAAACAGGTTGATGGTATTTTAGCAGATTTCGGCGTGTCATCGCATCAATTTGATGTGGCAGAGCGCGGGTTTTCAACACGTTTTGAGGCAGATTTAGATATGCGAATGAATCAAAACAACACCTTATCTGCTTATCAGGTAGTGAATGAATATTCAGAAGAGCAAATAAAAGATGTGTTGTTGCAGTATGGCGAGCTTAGAGCAGCACCAGCAATGGCACGTTTAATAGTTGAAAGTAGAACAGCAGCACCTATAGTTACAAGCGAACAACTAAAGGCGGTTTTGAAAAAGTTTTTACCACCTCGCCACGAAAATAAAGTGTTGGCTCAAATATATCAGGCAATCCGTATAGAGGTGAATCAGGAAATAGAAGCATTAAAGGAATTGTTGCTTCAGTCTCAAGAAGTATTAAAGCCAGGTGGACGATTAAGTATGATATCGTACCATTCTTTAGAAGATAGGTTGGTGAAACGATTTATTAGAAATGGTTTGTTTGAAGGTGAACCCGTTAGAGATATGTATGGAAATTTCGAGGTGCCTTTTAAGAAAGTAGGTGGTTTAATTGTGCCTAGTAAAGAAGAAATTAATAGTAATAGTCGAGCAAGAAGTGCCAAGTTGCGCATTGCAGAAAAACTGTAA
- the mraZ gene encoding division/cell wall cluster transcriptional repressor MraZ — MDLLTGTYDCKVDVKGRLMMPAPLKKQLAPILEEGFVLRRSVFQKCLELYPMSQWQVLMQKMNKLNRFNKKNNDFIRRFTAGVKIVEVDVNGRLLIPKDLTVFANISKDIVVASAINIIEIWDKELYEQAIDDAALDFADLAEEVMGQDDDDHGIS, encoded by the coding sequence TTGGACTTATTAACAGGAACATACGATTGTAAGGTTGACGTTAAAGGCAGATTAATGATGCCTGCGCCGTTAAAAAAACAGTTGGCTCCCATTTTGGAGGAGGGCTTCGTGTTGCGTCGTTCTGTTTTTCAAAAATGTCTGGAGTTGTATCCAATGAGTCAGTGGCAGGTGCTTATGCAGAAAATGAATAAGCTAAACCGATTCAATAAAAAGAACAACGATTTCATTCGTCGTTTTACCGCAGGTGTGAAAATTGTTGAGGTCGATGTGAATGGGCGCTTATTGATTCCTAAAGATTTAACGGTTTTTGCTAATATTTCAAAAGATATTGTTGTGGCTTCGGCTATAAATATTATTGAAATATGGGATAAAGAATTGTACGAACAAGCTATAGACGATGCTGCTTTAGATTTTGCTGATTTAGCAGAGGAAGTTATGGGACAAGATGATGATGATCATGGAATATCATAA